A portion of the Lolium rigidum isolate FL_2022 chromosome 1, APGP_CSIRO_Lrig_0.1, whole genome shotgun sequence genome contains these proteins:
- the LOC124697582 gene encoding sorbitol dehydrogenase-like, whose product MGKGGKGEAAPAAVAGGEGENMAAWLVAKDTLKIMPFKLPPLGPYDVRVRMKAVGICGSDVHYLKEMRIAHFVVKEPMVIGHECAGIIEEVGGGVKHLAVGDRVALEPGISCWRCRHCKGGRYNLCDDMKFFATPPYHGSLADQIVHPGDLCFKLPDNVSLEEGAMCEPLSVGVHACRRADVGAEKNVLIMGAGPIGLVTMLSARAFGAPRIVIADVDEHRLSVAKSLGADATVKVSTSTDDLAGEIELIQAAMGGDIDVSLDCAGFSKTMSTALEATRPGGRVCLVGMGHNEMTVPLTSAAIREVDVVGIFRYKDTWPLCLDFLRSGKIDVKPLITHRFGFSQTEVEEAFEVSARGRDAIKVMFNL is encoded by the exons ATGGGGAAGGGAGGGAAAggcgaggcggcgccggcggccgtgGCCGGTGGCGAGGGGGAGAACATGGCGGCCTGGCTGGTGGCGAAGGACACCCTCAAGATCATGCCCTTCAAGCTCCCGCCGCTAG GTCCTTATGACGTTCGGGTCCGGATGAAGGCGGTTGGCATCTGTGGCAGCGATGTGCATTACCTCAAG GAGATGCGCATCGCACATTTCGTGGTGAAGGAGCCGATGGTGATCGGTCACGAGTGCGCCGGCATCATCGAGGAAGTTGGTGGCGGCGTGAAGCACCTCGCGGTGGGCGACCGCGTGGCGCTGGAGCCCGGCATCAGCTGCTGGCGCTGCAGGCACTGCAAGGGTGGGCGCTACAACCTCTGCGACGACATGAAGTTCTTCGCCACCCCGCCGTACCACGGATCGCTCGCCGACCAG ATCGTGCACCCAGGCGACCTGTGCTTCAAGCTGCCCGACAACGTGAGCCTGGAGGAGGGCGCCATGTGCGAGCCGCTGAGCGTGGGCGTGCACGCGTGCCGGCGCGCCGACGTCGGCGCGGAGAAGAACGTGCTGATCATGGGCGCGGGGCCGATCGGCCTGGTGACCATGCTGTCCGCGCGGGCCTTCGGCGCGCCAAGGATCGTCATCGCCGACGTGGACGAGCACCGGCTCTCCGTGGCCAAGTCCCTGGGCGCGGACGCCACGGTGAAGGTCTCCACGAGCACGGATGACCTCGCCGGGGAGATCGAGCTGATCCAGGCGGCGATGGGCGGGGACATCGACGTGAGCCTGGACTGCGCCGGGTTCAGCAAGACCATGTCGACGGCGCTGGAGGCGACGCGGCCCGGCGGGAGGGTGTGCCTGGTGGGGATGGGCCACAACGAGATGACGGTGCCGCTGACCTCGGCGGCGATCCGGGAGGTGGACGTGGTGGGGATATTCCGGTACAAGGACACCTGGCCGCTGTGCCTCGACTTCCTGCGCAGCGGCAAGATCGACGTCAAGCCGCTCATCACGCACAGGTTCGGGTTCTCGcagacggaggtggaggaggcgttcGAGGTCAGCGCCCGCGGACGCGACGCCATCAAGGTCATGTTCAACCTCTAG